Genomic window (Culex pipiens pallens isolate TS chromosome 3, TS_CPP_V2, whole genome shotgun sequence):
AATTTAATagcgttttcaaaatttcgaaaaaaaaaacgatttaaacttgaaaaaaaagttttaaaaattatgtcatcacaacccgggcagacggtaataactttatTCATgccttttcaataacaaatactgttaaaataacaaaaaagtgttatgaaatattcttgaaaaatccatttttgcataagagtttaataacagtttatgttataataacaaaatttgttgttggtctgatattggttgaaagccaaaacaactttgaaataacaatttttgttatggaagaataactccaactgttattggcatGATCGGATTATttggaaaataacaaaaaaataataacaaagatttgtttgaagaataactaaaaacgtTATCAGTCTGTTATTACAGTAGCAttcgaattacaaaaaaaatctaacgatgaataacaaatcttgttatgaataacataaaatgttattggcctagtattttcaaatatcaaaaaatgttattctcacgttatttccgtctgctcgggaaatttgaaaataatcatctttcttatttttaattaaacactCTCACATCAATACTTTAGCAACTCCTTCGTGATCCGCGAGTAGTACGCCTGATGGTGCAACAGCTCCCGCGGCGAAATCCGGTACACATCCAGGTAGCACCGGTAGTAACCCTCGGGAATGACCGGCGGGAACAGGTTCGAGTCCAGCGCCAAATCTTTCACCCAGTAGGTGCCCTTCGGGTACGGGCAAATGCCCTCGGCCGGCACGCGCGGAAAGTTGGACTTGTTCTGCCAGATGTCCTGGTAGTCGAAGGCGTACTTCTTGATAAAGTTACACACCGGCATCGGGCTCAGCTTGAACGGGATCAGGTGGTACTGGTTGTTGCCGAGGGCACTGCGCGAACAGACGATTCCAATCTCGTAGTTGTTGTCCAGATCCACGGCCAGATCGTACGACCCGTTGATAACGGGGGTGGTCCGGTTGAATTTGCGGATGCGAACCCGGTCAAAGCGACCTATTACGCTGTACTCGATTTCGTACCGATCGAACTCGACGTTCATCTGGTACAGATCGGCGCCGATGTGGCCAACCGCCAGCAGAAGAACTATGATCTGGACAAGATGAACACTTTCGACGTGGGACATTCTTTCAGAGGCGGAGGTTGAATAAATTATTTCTTGCTGTGAGCTAGTGCATTTTATGCATATTTTAAAACGCATTGTAGCGTGATTTGTACCTATTTCATCAGTGATTGCTCTAAACATGGCCGACGATGTCAATCAAAGGCATTTTACAAGGTTGTTAAAACGTCCAAGCATCTGAACTGGAATCTGAACTATAAAACTCAAATAGTAAGCAATGCTTACATTCACTTTAATTCAACTGTTTCAATAGAATGTGATAAAATTcatttaaacacaaaaaatatagaATTATTTACCAAATAAATTGTTTGGGACACACTCTATGTATCTAGGTGCGTTGACCGATCATAACAAgcttttttctcattttaattGAAGATCATTATTTCTTTCCTCTAATTTTTCTGCAGTCAATCTCCACAGCTACGAGGTCAGTAATTAATTTCTGGACCAGGAGAAAACGGAAGCAACAAATAAATGCAAAGATGGGCACTAATTAATCTTCAAATAGCATGGAGCTGGAACAGTttcagtgggtctcgtggcgcaggggtagcggcttcggctgccgatcccgatgatgctatgagacgcgggttcgattcccgccttatccactgagcttctatcggatggtgaagtaaaacgtcggtcccggtttctcctgtctcgtcagaggcgctggagcagaaatcccacgttagaggaaggccatgccccggggggcgtagtgccaatagtttcgtttttggaACAGTTTAACGATTTCTGCTCCTCAATGCAATAAGATGAAATGGTTGCAGACAGTTTTTGTcatttcaaatgtttattttttatttaatctcGAGTCCATAACTTCAAACAGCGAAACAATCCAATTATGTTGCAATTACGGGTCTTCCCGCTAACAACCGGGGCGCACTGATATCCGACAATCGGggaatttgttttgctggaatGAACCCAACCAAAACTGAGAATAATTGGCTAGACATTCTGGGAAGGAATCGATTTTGGTGAGTCGGCTAATCATGTTGTCGGTTGGTTTGGTAACGGATAAATGTTTAGTTTCCTGGAAATCATTAGTTGAAGAATACAATTGGCAATTATCAAACACATGTTTTTTGGAATGAAACTATGAAAAACAACTtcaattcaattaaatgtaACAATTAACCTGGAAAATCACCGATAGAGGTAATCACTTTTACTGTAATTAAGTAAGCAAACATTTGCACAACAACTTTCGCGATAACCATCCCTCGACATCGGACCCCGCCCCGGGCGGATTAGCGGAAGCGCTgcgcaaacaaattaaaaacattaacaGTTTGTTTCGCGAACCACTCCAAGTAGTTGCGGGAAACAATGCTCGAAGCTAGGGGCTGAAACCGAACCCTCATAAACTAATTAAATCTAACAAACGCGAACGGAAAAGTTGGATGCACTTGTCCGATGGGGACGTCCACCAGGAAGGGAGGTTGGCATTAAAAATTATCGAATCGTGGAATAATTGTGGAACTATTGTGTACTTTGTTAACAAAGCAAACTAATgcctgatctacaatggcaaatcgcagaatgtcttttaaaaagaatccaaaaatgtcAACTGGTTTATTCGGTCCTGAAGTATCGGTGGACAAAGTTACATCCTAGCttaagaataaaaatttaaactatttttttttgcttttaagcttttttgcttttttactattttgcttttttgcttttttgcttttttgcttttttgcttttttgcttttttgcttttttgcttttttgcttttttgcttttttgcttttttgcttttttgctttttcgcttttttgcttttttacttttttgcttttttgcttttttgcttttttgcttttttgcttttttgcttttttgcttttttgcttttttgctttttcgcttttttgcttttttacttttttgcttttttgcttttttgcttttttgcttttttgcttttttgcttttttgcttttttgcttttttgcttttttgcttttttgcttttttgcttttttgcttttttgctttt
Coding sequences:
- the LOC120425400 gene encoding uncharacterized protein LOC120425400, which codes for MSHVESVHLVQIIVLLLAVGHIGADLYQMNVEFDRYEIEYSVIGRFDRVRIRKFNRTTPVINGSYDLAVDLDNNYEIGIVCSRSALGNNQYHLIPFKLSPMPVCNFIKKYAFDYQDIWQNKSNFPRVPAEGICPYPKGTYWVKDLALDSNLFPPVIPEGYYRCYLDVYRISPRELLHHQAYYSRITKELLKY